One window of Nymphaea colorata isolate Beijing-Zhang1983 chromosome 1, ASM883128v2, whole genome shotgun sequence genomic DNA carries:
- the LOC116248209 gene encoding probable carboxylesterase 6, whose protein sequence is MDAANEVVDEVSGWLRVFADGTVDRTWTGPKEVSYLLDPVTPSNKPDDGVSIRDVVIDPDSGALARIYLPEDAPESGKLPILLHFQGGGFCVSRPDMNFYYAFYSSLVKKAGAVCVSPWLRLAPENRHPAALNDAYASLMWLRSVARAEVSEPWLESRADFGRVFLIGDSSGGNLVHAVAARAGEEDISPLVLRGGIPIHPGFVRSTRSKSELSLQSDSAFLTLEMVDKFLGFALPIGSTKDHPFTCPMGEAARPLNTLKLPDFLVPVADNDLIRDTELEYIEAMKKAGQKVEVLMNFGVGHCFYLNRIAVDTDPRVAQETEKFIEAITRFIEERR, encoded by the coding sequence ATGGATGCCGCAAACGAAGTTGTTGATGAGGTCTCCGGCTGGCTCCGGGTATTCGCCGACGGCACGGTGGACCGAACCTGGACCGGCCCAAAAGAGGTTTCTTACCTGCTGGATCCGGTGACCCCCTCGAACAAGCCAGATGATGGCGTCTCCATCCGCGACGTGGTTATCGACCCGGACTCCGGCGCCTTGGCGCGGATATACTTGCCGGAAGACGCACCGGAGTCGGGAAAGCTCCCCATCCTTTTGCACTTCCAGGGTGGTGGGTTCTGCGTCAGCCGGCCGGACATGAACTTCTACTATGCCTTCTACTCGAGCCTGGTCAAGAAAGCTGGAGCCGTCTGCGTCTCCCCTTGGCTGAGGCTCGCGCCGGAGAACCGGCACCCGGCCGCGCTGAACGACGCGTACGCGAGCCTTATGTGGCTCCGGTCCGTGGCGCGGGCCGAGGTGTCCGAGCCGTGGCTCGAGTCACGGGCCGACTTCGGGAGAGTGTTCCTCATCGGGGACAGCTCCGGCGGCAATCTCGTGCACGCCGTGGCGGCGCGTGCAGGGGAAGAGGACATTTCCCCCCTGGTGTTGCGGGGAGGGATTCCAATCCACCCTGGATTCGTCCGCTCGACTCGGAGCAAGTCGGAGCTCAGCCTGCAGTCGGACTCGGCCTTCCTGACACTGGAAATGGTGGACAAGTTCCTGGGCTTTGCGCTCCCAATCGGCAGCACCAAGGATCATCCCTTTACGTGTCCGATGGGGGAGGCGGCGCGGCCGCTGAACACCCTGAAGTTGCCGGATTTCCTGGTACCGGTGGCCGACAATGACCTGATCCGGGACACGGAGCTGGAGTACATAGAGGCCATGAAGAAGGCAGGGCAGAAGGTGGAGGTGCTCATGAATTTCGGTGTGGGCCACTGCTTTTACCTGAACAGGATCGCCGTGGACACGGACCCGCGTGTTGCTCAGGAAACCGAGAAATTCATAGAAGCGATCACAAGATTCATCGAGGAGCGACGCTGA